A single genomic interval of Ruminococcus sp. NK3A76 harbors:
- the hisF gene encoding imidazole glycerol phosphate synthase subunit HisF, with product MLAKRIIPCLDVRDGKVVKGVNFEGIKEVGDPVECAYEYNLQGADEIVFYDITASHEGRGVMLDVVRETAKKVFVPLTVGGGIKTVDDIRETLRAGADKVSVNSQAVQNPQLIKEGADIFGSQCICVGVDAKAIGDKKWTVFINGGRIDMKRDLIDWVKECEQLGAGEICLNSIDTDGVRGGFDIDMLKAVVDAVKIPVIASGGAGKLGDFADAFLKTDCSAALAASLFHFRELTVQQVKDDCRSKGIIVR from the coding sequence ATGCTTGCTAAAAGAATAATCCCATGCCTTGATGTAAGAGACGGCAAGGTGGTAAAGGGTGTTAATTTTGAAGGAATAAAAGAGGTCGGAGACCCTGTTGAGTGCGCTTATGAGTATAATCTTCAGGGCGCTGACGAGATAGTATTCTATGATATCACAGCTTCTCACGAGGGCAGGGGTGTTATGCTCGATGTTGTCAGAGAAACTGCAAAGAAAGTCTTCGTACCCCTCACTGTCGGCGGCGGTATCAAAACTGTTGATGATATAAGAGAAACTCTGCGTGCCGGTGCTGATAAGGTGTCGGTCAATTCGCAGGCTGTGCAGAACCCTCAGCTTATCAAAGAGGGCGCTGATATTTTCGGCAGTCAGTGTATATGCGTTGGCGTAGATGCAAAGGCTATCGGGGATAAAAAATGGACAGTTTTCATCAACGGCGGAAGAATTGATATGAAGCGTGACCTTATCGATTGGGTCAAGGAGTGCGAACAGCTCGGTGCCGGCGAGATATGCCTTAATTCTATCGACACTGACGGTGTGCGTGGCGGGTTTGATATAGATATGCTCAAAGCCGTTGTCGATGCGGTCAAGATACCTGTTATTGCCTCAGGCGGTGCAGGCAAGCTCGGAGATTTTGCTGATGCTTTCTTAAAGACCGATTGCTCTGCTGCACTTGCGGCTTCGCTTTTCCATTTCAGAGAGCTTACTGTGCAGCAGGTCAAGGACGACTGCCGTAGCAAGGGTATAATCGTGAGGTAA
- a CDS encoding GNAT family N-acetyltransferase, with product MAVEYKDIHDFSAKELERLFLSVEWSSGHFPDKLVTAMKNYDTVFSAWDGDKLIGMICALDDGVMTAYVHYLLVDPEYHGQTIGRTLVDMVKEKYKDYLRIVLVAYKDETHFYEKCGFKIEDKSLPMCITSLWT from the coding sequence ATGGCTGTTGAATACAAGGATATACATGATTTTTCGGCCAAGGAGCTTGAAAGGCTGTTTCTGTCTGTCGAATGGTCATCAGGGCATTTTCCTGATAAGCTCGTCACGGCTATGAAGAATTACGATACGGTGTTTTCAGCGTGGGACGGCGATAAGCTCATAGGTATGATATGTGCTCTTGATGATGGAGTTATGACTGCATATGTGCATTATCTTCTTGTTGACCCTGAATATCACGGGCAGACGATAGGCAGAACGCTTGTCGATATGGTCAAGGAAAAGTATAAAGACTATCTGCGCATCGTGCTTGTGGCTTATAAGGACGAAACGCATTTTTACGAGAAGTGCGGCTTTAAGATAGAGGATAAATCATTGCCTATGTGCATAACAAGTCTTTGGACGTAA
- the hisI gene encoding phosphoribosyl-AMP cyclohydrolase has protein sequence MSKIKVDLNDLDKYFAKGELIPAICYEVDTKTVLMLAYMNKESLKKTLETGYTWFWSRSRQEYWNKGATSGHLQKVISIYSDCDDDTLLVNVRQTGVACHTGAYSCFFNEMYNEEEE, from the coding sequence ATGAGTAAGATAAAAGTTGATCTGAATGATCTTGACAAATACTTTGCAAAGGGCGAGCTTATCCCTGCGATATGCTATGAGGTCGATACAAAGACCGTGCTGATGCTTGCCTATATGAACAAGGAGAGCCTGAAAAAAACACTTGAGACTGGCTACACCTGGTTCTGGAGCAGGTCAAGGCAGGAATACTGGAACAAGGGTGCAACGAGTGGTCATCTGCAAAAGGTGATATCAATTTACTCGGACTGCGATGATGATACGCTGCTTGTAAATGTCAGACAGACAGGAGTTGCCTGCCATACAGGTGCTTACAGCTGCTTTTTTAATGAAATGTATAATGAGGAGGAAGAATAA
- the hisE gene encoding phosphoribosyl-ATP diphosphatase, with protein MTVYQEIFEVLKARKEQFDKGEAPEKSYTCYLYSQGVDKICKKIGEEASETIIAAKNSDNDELKNEINDLLYHVMVLAVNQGLDWADVEKVLDERNEKIGNLKQFKTVDKNT; from the coding sequence ATGACAGTTTATCAGGAAATATTTGAGGTATTAAAGGCAAGAAAGGAACAGTTCGACAAGGGCGAGGCTCCCGAAAAGAGCTACACCTGCTATCTCTACAGCCAGGGTGTTGATAAGATCTGCAAGAAGATAGGCGAGGAGGCTTCCGAGACTATTATCGCAGCAAAGAATAGTGATAACGACGAGCTCAAAAACGAGATAAACGATCTGCTTTATCACGTTATGGTGCTTGCTGTTAATCAGGGTCTTGACTGGGCTGACGTTGAGAAGGTGCTTGACGAGCGCAATGAAAAGATAGGCAACTTAAAGCAGTTCAAGACGGTCGATAAGAACACCTGA
- the nrdG gene encoding anaerobic ribonucleoside-triphosphate reductase activating protein produces the protein MNYAEIKNNDIANGEGVRVSLFVSGCTHHCEGCFNPMTWDFGYGQEFTNETIDSILEMLSPPYIKGLTLLGGEPMEPDNQRALLPLLKRVRERNSQKTIWCYTGYLFDKELLSPSRARCEVTDELLSMIDVLVDGEFVLAKKNIMLQFRGSENQRIIDVKKSLSSGEVVMYTPVSGKL, from the coding sequence ATGAACTACGCTGAGATCAAGAATAATGATATCGCAAACGGCGAGGGTGTAAGGGTAAGCCTGTTCGTTTCGGGCTGCACGCACCACTGTGAAGGCTGCTTTAATCCTATGACATGGGATTTTGGCTACGGGCAGGAGTTTACCAATGAAACTATCGACAGTATATTAGAAATGCTTTCTCCGCCTTATATAAAGGGTCTTACGCTTCTCGGCGGCGAGCCTATGGAGCCCGATAACCAGCGTGCGCTCCTGCCTTTGCTCAAAAGAGTCAGGGAAAGGAATTCTCAGAAGACTATCTGGTGCTACACAGGATATCTGTTTGATAAAGAGCTGCTCTCTCCAAGCCGAGCAAGGTGCGAGGTGACTGATGAACTGCTTAGTATGATAGATGTTTTAGTGGACGGTGAGTTCGTGCTTGCAAAGAAGAACATCATGCTGCAATTTCGTGGCTCTGAGAACCAGCGTATTATTGATGTAAAAAAGTCGCTTTCAAGCGGTGAGGTAGTTATGTATACTCCTGTCAGCGGAAAGCTGTGA
- a CDS encoding IS256 family transposase codes for MARRKREPMSEGKKNIIGMLLEEYDIKSAKDIEDALKDLLGGTIQEMLESEMDEHLGYQEYERSDNPDSRNGKKTKKIRGSFGETEIEVPQDRDGSFEPKVVKKRQKDISGIEQKIIALYAKGMTTRQISETIEDIYGFEVSDGMVSDITDRLLPQIEDWQKRPLDEVYPIVFIDAVHFSVRDNGQIRKLAAYVILAVSMTGHKEVLSIHIGENESAKYWLGVLNELKNRGVKDILVICADGLTGMKEAVSAAFPQTELQRCIVHQVRNTLKYVGEKNKKEFANDLKTIYHAPSEDAALEALDRVTEKWEDDYPNAMKSWYKNWDVISPIFKFSSDVRKVIYTTNAIESLNSGYRRLNKQRSVFPSDTALLKALYLATHEIAKKWTMPLRNWGKVLGELEIMYPDRIG; via the coding sequence ATGGCAAGAAGAAAAAGAGAACCGATGAGCGAGGGCAAGAAGAACATAATAGGAATGCTGCTTGAGGAATACGACATCAAGTCGGCTAAGGATATTGAGGATGCCCTGAAAGACCTTCTCGGAGGAACAATCCAGGAAATGCTTGAATCCGAAATGGACGAGCATCTTGGATATCAGGAATATGAACGTTCCGACAATCCTGACTCTCGTAATGGTAAGAAAACCAAGAAGATACGCGGAAGCTTCGGAGAAACTGAAATTGAAGTGCCGCAGGATCGCGACGGCAGTTTTGAGCCAAAGGTCGTAAAGAAGCGTCAGAAGGACATCTCAGGCATTGAGCAGAAGATAATTGCTCTGTATGCCAAAGGAATGACCACACGCCAGATAAGCGAAACTATCGAAGATATCTACGGATTTGAAGTCAGCGACGGTATGGTATCAGATATCACAGACCGCCTTCTACCGCAGATAGAGGACTGGCAGAAACGTCCATTGGACGAAGTATATCCGATAGTATTCATCGATGCAGTACACTTCTCAGTGCGTGATAACGGACAGATCAGGAAGCTTGCCGCGTATGTGATCCTAGCTGTCAGCATGACAGGTCACAAGGAAGTTCTTTCAATACATATCGGCGAAAACGAGAGCGCCAAGTACTGGCTCGGCGTTCTGAACGAGTTGAAAAATCGCGGAGTTAAGGATATTCTCGTCATCTGCGCAGACGGACTTACAGGCATGAAAGAAGCTGTATCAGCAGCTTTTCCGCAAACTGAGCTTCAGCGCTGCATAGTTCATCAGGTAAGAAATACGTTGAAATATGTCGGAGAGAAGAACAAAAAAGAGTTCGCAAACGACCTGAAAACGATCTATCATGCACCTTCCGAGGATGCTGCTCTTGAAGCTCTCGATCGTGTTACTGAAAAATGGGAGGACGATTATCCTAACGCTATGAAGAGCTGGTACAAGAACTGGGACGTAATATCGCCGATTTTTAAGTTCTCCTCCGACGTCAGGAAGGTCATTTACACCACAAATGCCATCGAGAGCCTGAACAGCGGCTATCGCCGTCTGAACAAGCAGAGAAGTGTATTTCCGAGCGATACAGCGCTCCTGAAGGCTCTGTATCTGGCGACGCATGAGATAGCTAAGAAATGGACCATGCCGCTGCGAAACTGGGGCAAAGTCCTGGGCGAGCTTGAGATCATGTACCCCGACAGGATCGGCTGA
- a CDS encoding helix-turn-helix transcriptional regulator encodes MTLGEKIKDARKNAGLTQEQLANKLVISRQAVTKWESDKGLPDIQNLKALSELLNVSVDYLLDDGQSAVKTVLREKIDLSIYGEKKLNDTRRERLIKDKYPQAEIFSLLADKQTKKDHIIDNIIGFGTGASFGLPKLIKQLDDIDNQYFLVKDADKQILVLVTSEFLESRELSEKIEGKKFSVGEIKFKIFGSAKKTL; translated from the coding sequence ATGACACTCGGAGAAAAGATCAAGGACGCAAGAAAAAATGCAGGGCTGACCCAGGAACAGCTCGCAAATAAGCTGGTCATATCAAGGCAGGCTGTCACAAAATGGGAGTCAGACAAGGGGCTGCCGGATATACAAAACCTCAAAGCACTGTCGGAGCTTTTGAATGTGTCTGTCGATTATCTGCTCGATGACGGGCAGTCAGCAGTCAAGACAGTGCTGCGTGAAAAGATAGACCTGAGCATCTACGGTGAAAAGAAGCTGAATGATACTCGCAGGGAGCGGCTGATAAAGGATAAATACCCACAGGCAGAAATATTCAGCCTGCTCGCCGACAAGCAGACCAAAAAAGACCACATTATAGACAATATCATAGGCTTTGGAACAGGTGCGTCCTTTGGGCTGCCGAAGCTGATAAAGCAGCTTGATGATATTGACAACCAGTATTTCCTTGTGAAAGACGCAGACAAGCAGATCCTTGTGCTTGTTACAAGTGAGTTTTTAGAGAGCAGAGAGCTTTCCGAAAAGATCGAGGGCAAAAAGTTCTCTGTCGGCGAGATAAAGTTTAAGATATTCGGCTCTGCGAAAAAAACTCTGTAA
- a CDS encoding adenylosuccinate synthase, producing MVRAIVGANWGDEGKGKITDMMAQESDIIIRFQGGANAGHTIVNNYGKFALHTLPSGVFYDHTTSIIGNGVALNVPVLFGEINDITSKGVPMPKILISDRAQMVMPYHILFDQYEEERLGKASFGSTKSGIAPFYSDKYAKIGFQVQELFDEEALKAHIARVVVQKNVLLEHLYHKPKLDEQEIFDTLMQYKEMIEPYVCDVSAYLADAIKEGKTILLEGQLGTLKDPDHGIYPMVTSSSTLAAYGAIGAGIPPYEIKQIVTVVKAYSSAVGAGAFVSEIFGEEADELRRRGGDGGEYGATTGRPRRMGWFDCVASKYGCRLQGTTDVAFTVLDVLGYLDKIPVCVGYEIDGEVTTDFPTTTRLEKAKPVLEVLDGWNSDIRGIKNYEDLPENCKKYIEFVEKQIGFPITMVSNGPKREDIIYRKSTLSK from the coding sequence ATGGTAAGAGCGATCGTAGGCGCCAACTGGGGCGACGAGGGCAAAGGTAAGATCACCGATATGATGGCACAGGAGTCGGATATCATCATCAGATTCCAGGGAGGTGCAAATGCAGGACACACAATTGTCAACAACTATGGTAAATTTGCACTTCACACACTTCCTTCCGGTGTTTTCTATGACCATACCACAAGCATTATAGGCAACGGCGTTGCACTTAATGTTCCTGTTCTTTTCGGTGAGATAAATGATATAACATCAAAGGGTGTTCCGATGCCTAAGATACTTATATCTGACAGGGCTCAGATGGTTATGCCCTACCACATTCTTTTTGACCAGTATGAGGAGGAAAGACTCGGCAAAGCGAGCTTCGGTTCAACAAAGTCGGGTATAGCTCCTTTCTATTCCGATAAATATGCAAAGATAGGCTTCCAGGTGCAGGAGCTCTTTGATGAAGAAGCACTTAAGGCTCACATCGCAAGAGTGGTCGTTCAGAAGAACGTTCTTTTAGAGCACCTCTACCACAAGCCAAAGCTCGATGAGCAGGAGATCTTTGATACCCTTATGCAGTACAAGGAAATGATCGAGCCTTATGTTTGCGACGTTTCCGCTTATCTTGCAGATGCTATAAAGGAAGGCAAGACTATCCTTCTTGAAGGTCAGCTCGGCACACTTAAGGATCCTGACCACGGCATCTATCCTATGGTAACTTCTTCTTCCACACTTGCTGCATACGGTGCAATAGGTGCAGGTATTCCGCCTTATGAGATCAAGCAGATAGTTACTGTTGTCAAGGCTTATTCATCAGCAGTCGGCGCAGGCGCATTTGTTTCCGAAATATTCGGCGAAGAAGCAGACGAGCTCAGAAGACGTGGCGGTGACGGCGGCGAGTACGGTGCTACAACAGGCAGACCGAGAAGAATGGGCTGGTTTGACTGCGTAGCTTCAAAGTACGGATGCAGACTCCAGGGCACAACTGATGTAGCATTCACAGTTTTAGACGTTCTCGGTTATCTTGACAAGATCCCCGTTTGCGTAGGCTATGAGATAGACGGCGAAGTAACAACTGACTTCCCCACAACTACAAGACTTGAAAAGGCTAAGCCTGTTCTTGAAGTGCTTGACGGCTGGAACAGCGACATCAGAGGCATCAAGAACTACGAAGACCTCCCCGAGAACTGCAAGAAGTACATAGAGTTCGTTGAAAAGCAGATAGGCTTCCCGATCACTATGGTATCCAACGGCCCTAAGAGAGAGGATATCATCTACAGAAAGAGCACACTTTCCAAGTAA
- a CDS encoding S24/S26 family peptidase, protein MRSSFEEELLKNGRLIYTNKGDSMFPLILENKTLLIIEKKPEGRLKKYDVPLYKRDSGQYVLHRILEVRKNDYVICGDNRWGREYGITDRHIIGVLTGVVRKGKKISVDDPMYKLYVHIWCDAFPVRAFIIRGWQFVKKRYRRIIKRIKGQS, encoded by the coding sequence TTGAGATCATCCTTTGAGGAGGAGCTTTTAAAAAACGGCAGGCTTATCTATACCAACAAGGGCGACAGTATGTTTCCATTAATTCTTGAAAACAAAACGCTTCTTATTATAGAAAAAAAGCCGGAGGGCAGGCTTAAGAAGTATGATGTCCCGCTTTATAAAAGAGACAGCGGCCAGTATGTTCTTCACCGTATCCTTGAAGTCAGAAAGAATGACTATGTTATCTGCGGTGACAACCGCTGGGGCAGGGAATACGGCATTACCGACAGGCATATCATAGGCGTGCTTACAGGCGTTGTCAGAAAAGGCAAAAAGATCTCAGTTGATGATCCTATGTACAAGCTGTATGTTCATATATGGTGTGATGCATTCCCGGTCAGGGCATTTATTATCCGTGGCTGGCAGTTTGTTAAGAAGCGTTACAGACGAATAATTAAAAGAATCAAAGGGCAGTCATAG
- a CDS encoding trypsin-like peptidase domain-containing protein, with translation MNEYYNRQDLTQEPINTYYQPSAAAKTKKKGGSGKVVAMALCFSLLGGALGTGGTYAGMRYLNDNTSSAAAADDEDTKSDNDTVLLTSNRKASGITETAVSTGSLMTASEVYKANVNSTVGINTSITTNYFGYETTAAASGSGFIISADGYIVTNHHVIEDANKITVTLYNGKSYEAKFIGSDESNDIAVLKIDADGLTPVVLGSSSDLSVGDDVAAIGNPLGELTFSLTAGVVSALDRTVTTENNTMQLIQTDTAINSGNSGGALFNMYGEVVGITNAKYSSSGLSTQASIDNIGFAIPIDNVKSLIESIIKNGYVVKSYIGVSVSEISSEVKDYGVPEGVAIKKVNDDSPAEKAGLEVNDIITEVNGKEIKSSSELISLVKASSKGDELVCKVYRNGAYTEISVIVDETKQDSSDKADTESSNNYQSEGRQRRSSGSDQYGGFEEFDIPSDFFGY, from the coding sequence ATGAATGAATACTATAACAGACAGGATCTCACACAGGAGCCGATAAATACTTACTATCAGCCGTCAGCGGCAGCCAAGACAAAGAAAAAGGGCGGCAGCGGCAAGGTGGTCGCAATGGCACTTTGCTTCTCACTTTTAGGCGGAGCATTAGGCACAGGCGGCACATATGCCGGCATGAGATACTTAAATGACAATACATCATCAGCAGCAGCTGCTGATGATGAAGATACAAAGAGCGACAACGACACTGTTCTTTTAACATCAAACAGAAAAGCCAGCGGCATCACAGAAACTGCTGTAAGCACAGGCAGCCTTATGACTGCATCGGAAGTCTACAAGGCAAATGTGAACTCCACAGTAGGTATCAATACTTCTATTACCACTAACTATTTCGGTTATGAGACAACAGCTGCAGCTTCTGGTTCTGGATTTATAATCTCGGCTGACGGCTACATCGTTACCAACCACCATGTAATTGAAGACGCAAACAAGATAACCGTAACACTTTACAACGGCAAATCTTATGAAGCCAAGTTCATCGGCAGCGATGAGAGCAATGATATAGCAGTACTAAAGATAGATGCTGACGGGCTGACACCTGTTGTTCTCGGCTCATCATCTGACCTCAGCGTAGGTGACGATGTTGCTGCTATAGGCAACCCATTAGGCGAGCTCACATTCTCGCTCACAGCAGGTGTTGTAAGTGCGCTTGACAGGACAGTCACAACCGAGAACAACACCATGCAGCTTATCCAGACAGACACAGCTATAAACTCCGGCAACTCCGGCGGTGCGCTTTTCAATATGTACGGTGAAGTCGTAGGCATAACCAACGCCAAGTATTCAAGCTCAGGCTTATCAACTCAGGCATCTATCGACAATATAGGCTTTGCTATACCGATAGACAATGTAAAGTCTCTTATCGAAAGCATAATCAAGAACGGCTATGTTGTTAAGTCATACATCGGTGTATCAGTTTCAGAGATAAGCAGCGAAGTCAAGGATTACGGCGTTCCTGAGGGTGTTGCAATAAAGAAGGTAAACGACGACTCACCTGCTGAGAAGGCCGGCCTTGAGGTAAATGATATCATAACTGAAGTAAACGGCAAGGAGATAAAGTCAAGCAGCGAGCTTATAAGCCTTGTCAAGGCATCAAGCAAGGGCGATGAGCTTGTGTGCAAGGTATACAGAAACGGCGCATACACAGAAATATCCGTAATAGTTGACGAGACAAAGCAGGACAGCTCTGATAAGGCTGACACAGAAAGCAGCAACAATTATCAGTCAGAAGGCCGTCAGAGAAGAAGCAGCGGCAGCGACCAGTACGGTGGCTTCGAGGAATTTGATATCCCGAGTGATTTCTTCGGATATTGA
- a CDS encoding GNAT family N-acetyltransferase, with the protein MLVRKAVREDIPAILRLLSQVLEAHAAIRPDLFVSGTVKYNADELAVIIDDEKTPVFVAQGDNGDILGHAFVVMSVNTSQNMPIGMKSMYIDDICVDENARRMNVGTALYQHCIAYAKQAGCHDVSLNVWEGNESADKFYRSMGLKPRKTTLEYILD; encoded by the coding sequence ATGTTAGTAAGAAAGGCCGTCAGGGAAGATATCCCGGCTATACTCAGGCTTTTGTCTCAGGTGCTTGAAGCCCATGCGGCGATAAGACCCGATCTTTTCGTCAGCGGTACTGTCAAGTATAATGCAGATGAGCTTGCAGTTATAATAGATGATGAAAAAACGCCTGTGTTTGTGGCACAGGGCGATAACGGTGATATACTGGGTCATGCATTTGTTGTTATGAGTGTTAACACATCGCAGAATATGCCTATTGGCATGAAAAGTATGTATATCGACGATATATGCGTTGATGAAAATGCAAGAAGAATGAATGTCGGCACTGCTCTTTATCAGCACTGTATAGCTTATGCAAAGCAAGCAGGCTGTCACGATGTTTCTCTCAACGTCTGGGAGGGCAATGAAAGTGCTGATAAGTTCTACAGATCTATGGGGTTAAAACCCAGAAAGACTACTCTTGAATATATCCTTGACTAA
- a CDS encoding phosphatidylserine/phosphatidylglycerophosphate/cardiolipin synthase family protein, with protein sequence MRRIKRILALTLCVLCLLCSCAEKDSSSQAETADTSSDSKTESSSAAPDDSSEPELSSTSDRPQLKQVINDNISDMKGKIKQDDTITIDKETVGEDIAGMYDYINQTGCYPVYRCEGVEYYPMGELAIDAMIEELEKAESFIFFEFYILNEGEMWDRIYEVLKRKAAEGVEVRVMYDWLISGLDLPEGFPQQLEENGIKCVPFSEAGGDQSYDYNIRDHRKILVIDGKVAFTGGINVADAYVNITHEFGVWKDNSIKITGSAVNSFTLMCLQLWNSCSGDTEVDKYLTAESDDDKSKGYIMPFSENPCDEYLVSKSLYMSMLENAKDYIYIITPYLIPDEELEKALADTVARGVDVRIYVPGISDLVMAGTLTKAQYQQIIESGVRIFEYNKGFIHSKVVVCDDNKAVVGTINVDNRSFIYDFECGVYLYGKDLITDILAEFDNKEDFTEVTAEDASSNSNVGGYILKGFEGLF encoded by the coding sequence ATGAGAAGAATAAAAAGAATCCTTGCGCTGACGCTTTGCGTTTTATGTCTTCTGTGTTCGTGCGCTGAAAAAGACAGCTCATCACAGGCTGAAACAGCAGATACATCTTCAGACAGCAAGACCGAAAGCTCATCAGCAGCACCTGACGATAGTTCAGAACCTGAGCTGTCTTCCACATCTGACAGACCTCAGTTAAAGCAGGTCATCAATGACAATATATCAGATATGAAAGGCAAGATAAAACAGGACGATACTATAACCATAGACAAAGAAACAGTCGGAGAAGACATTGCAGGTATGTATGACTATATCAATCAGACTGGCTGTTATCCTGTGTACAGATGCGAGGGAGTGGAGTATTACCCAATGGGTGAGCTTGCTATTGATGCTATGATCGAGGAGCTTGAAAAAGCCGAGAGCTTTATATTCTTTGAATTTTACATCCTCAATGAGGGCGAGATGTGGGACAGGATTTATGAAGTCCTAAAGAGAAAAGCAGCAGAGGGTGTTGAAGTCAGGGTGATGTATGACTGGCTCATAAGCGGCCTTGATCTGCCGGAGGGCTTTCCGCAGCAGCTTGAAGAAAATGGAATTAAATGTGTGCCGTTTTCCGAGGCCGGCGGAGATCAGTCTTATGACTACAATATCAGAGATCATAGAAAGATTCTTGTCATAGACGGCAAGGTGGCCTTTACCGGAGGCATAAATGTTGCCGATGCATACGTTAACATCACACATGAATTCGGTGTCTGGAAGGACAATTCGATCAAGATCACAGGAAGTGCTGTCAACAGCTTTACACTGATGTGCTTACAGCTATGGAACAGCTGCTCGGGCGATACTGAGGTAGATAAATATCTTACAGCAGAAAGTGATGATGATAAATCCAAAGGCTACATCATGCCGTTTTCTGAGAACCCGTGTGATGAATATCTTGTTTCAAAGAGCCTGTATATGTCGATGCTTGAAAATGCAAAGGACTATATTTACATAATCACACCTTATCTCATACCTGATGAGGAGCTTGAAAAAGCGCTTGCAGATACAGTTGCAAGGGGCGTTGATGTAAGGATATATGTTCCCGGGATATCTGACCTTGTAATGGCTGGGACGCTTACCAAGGCGCAATATCAGCAGATCATTGAAAGCGGTGTCAGGATATTTGAATACAACAAGGGCTTTATCCACTCAAAGGTCGTTGTATGCGATGATAATAAAGCTGTTGTAGGAACGATAAATGTAGACAACCGCAGCTTTATATACGATTTTGAGTGCGGCGTGTACCTCTATGGCAAGGATCTGATAACAGATATCCTCGCAGAGTTTGACAACAAGGAGGATTTTACCGAAGTGACTGCAGAAGACGCATCTTCAAACTCAAATGTCGGAGGGTATATTCTTAAAGGCTTTGAAGGCCTGTTTTAG
- a CDS encoding DNA-deoxyinosine glycosylase, whose translation MNSQKQFHSIEPVYNENSSILILGSFPSVRSREAKFFYGHPQNRFWKLIARIYNTDTPQTTEQKKALLTANRIALWDVIASCEIKGSSDSSITDVVVNDISIILGTADIKAIFCNGARAYDLYCKHIRPAVNIEAIKLPSTSPANAACSLDRLYESWKIIKEYT comes from the coding sequence ATGAATTCACAAAAGCAGTTTCACAGCATTGAGCCTGTGTATAACGAAAACAGCAGCATACTGATTCTCGGCTCATTCCCCTCAGTCAGATCACGGGAAGCAAAGTTTTTCTACGGCCACCCTCAGAACAGGTTCTGGAAGCTGATAGCAAGGATCTATAACACAGACACCCCTCAGACAACGGAGCAGAAAAAAGCTCTTCTCACAGCAAACAGGATAGCTTTATGGGACGTGATAGCAAGCTGCGAGATAAAGGGCTCGAGCGATTCAAGCATAACCGATGTCGTTGTGAACGATATAAGCATCATACTCGGTACAGCTGACATAAAAGCAATATTCTGCAACGGGGCAAGAGCTTATGATCTTTACTGCAAGCATATAAGACCGGCTGTAAATATCGAAGCTATAAAGCTGCCGTCAACAAGCCCGGCAAATGCTGCCTGCTCGCTTGACAGGCTGTATGAAAGTTGGAAGATAATTAAAGAATATACATAA